The window agccagtcctCTTGGGAAGTACTGGGTCCCTGTGCCCACTCACCGATTGGTGGTCTGTGGCAGGGCATCTGGTCCTCCAAGTAGAGGGGGTCCTGGTAGGTGGGGGCAGCGGTGTCGGGAATGGAGCGCAGGTCCTGCATGGAGAAGCTGCGCAGCCTTCCAGCCAGCGCACCCTGACCCTGCAAGGAAGGGGGAGCCTTGTAGCACCTGTAGGAGGAGGCAGGACTCCTAGCAGGAAGAAGCCTTAGCCAGGGCAGCTCAGAGAAGTCAAGGGCTAACGGGCAGGTAATCACTTGGGCAAAGGCCTCACAAATGAACGTGACTCAGCAACCTTCTAGTCCCAGATTTTTGTGGCCTCAACAGGAAACTAAAGCCCATACAGCAGGAGCAGCTGCTCACAGTCAGTGTCAAAGCCAGCTCCATGCTCCTGCCAACACCCCACCTGTCACCTCtcacccatgttccctggaatGGACAGCTGTTATCTCTCGGCTCACTGACAGAGAGCTGGACTTGCCCAAAAGGCACTGGGGTGGCGGTGGGGATCGGATGGAGGGCTGGGGCTCAGGGTACCTTGGTGGCAGCCTGCATGGCGGCTGTAGCAGCAATGTTGAGGCCCCGCTTCCCAAAGCTGAGCATTGTTTCGTAGCTGCGCTCCTTGGCCTGCACAATGTAGACGTCGATCTCCTATGGACCAGGGCACAGAAAGCTCAGGGGACAGTCCAAGTCACTCCTCCTGCACAGACCTATAGAAGTCATTGGGTGCCACACCTCCCAGCCTACCCTTATCCGCAGTGGGTTGGCAACCACACCAAGAGCATGGCTCCTCACTCACCCACCCAGTCCCACACCTCAGTGAACAGCCAtgccccagcctccccctcccatccccaAACCAACTTCCAGCTGACTTTTCACACTTTCAAAAGGCCATTCATATGTTGCCTCCATTTGATTATCCCGTAAGAGGAAGAAGGCTAGGCTCTGTCAGAGTCCCCAGAGTAGGATTAGAACCCAGGTATCCCCCAGTGTTCTGAACTCTGAGTCCAGGGCCCTTTCCCTCACACCCGtgcttccctccctgccttcccctgGGTTACCTTCTCATGGTGGGACAAGGATGGGTGGATGAACTTGCGGTAAAGCAGGCTGGCCCCTTTGGTGTGGGGTGAGAGCAGCCATAGCACAAAGGCCATCTTGATCTCATAGTAGAAAGGGAACCTGTCAAGAGTGCAAGGGCAAGGGCAGTCAGAGAGCCAGTTTGAGGGTAGGACATTCCCTCCCGTGGCCCACAGAGCCCTGCACCCATACCAGGAAATAAAGATGTCTGTGAAAGTCTCCACCACCATGAAGAGCGCAAAGACGATCCAGTACATCATCCACCGGACCTGAGGGTGAGGGGGCAGAGAGGTCAGA is drawn from Saccopteryx leptura isolate mSacLep1 chromosome 1, mSacLep1_pri_phased_curated, whole genome shotgun sequence and contains these coding sequences:
- the REEP4 gene encoding receptor expression-enhancing protein 4; its protein translation is MMSWMICRLVVLVFGMLYPAYASYKAVKTKDIREYVRWMMYWIVFALFMVVETFTDIFISWFPFYYEIKMAFVLWLLSPHTKGASLLYRKFIHPSLSHHEKEIDVYIVQAKERSYETMLSFGKRGLNIAATAAMQAATKGQGALAGRLRSFSMQDLRSIPDTAAPTYQDPLYLEDQMPCHRPPIGYRARGPQDTDTEDECWSDTEVVPRSPPRSREKHLSRSQSLRVVKRKPLVRERTSASLKVRTRKKTVPSDMGS